In Candidatus Eisenbacteria bacterium, one DNA window encodes the following:
- a CDS encoding ferredoxin family protein: MAHVITENCHMCRFTDCVVDCPTDSFHGDDEMLYIDPNECMDCAACVAACPVQAIYAEEDVPEDQKKWIAINAERAPGLPVVNSKQDPLPTAEDKKKKLGF; encoded by the coding sequence ATGGCGCACGTAATCACGGAAAACTGCCACATGTGCCGCTTCACCGATTGCGTCGTGGACTGCCCCACCGACAGCTTCCACGGCGACGACGAGATGCTCTACATCGACCCGAACGAGTGCATGGACTGCGCCGCCTGCGTGGCAGCGTGCCCGGTCCAGGCGATCTACGCCGAGGAGGACGTGCCCGAGGACCAGAAGAAGTGGATCGCCATCAATGCCGAGAGAGCGCCCGGCCTGCCCGTCGTCAACTCGAAGCAGGACCCGCTTCCCACCGCCGAAGACAAGAAGAAGAAACTCGGCTTCTAG
- a CDS encoding 4Fe-4S dicluster domain-containing protein gives MAYTVTENCHMCRFTDCVTVCPVDCFHGDDEMLYIDPDECIDCGACVPVCPVQAIFANDDVPEDQKKWIEINAEKAPKLPVVNQKEDPLPTAEEKRKKLGL, from the coding sequence ATGGCCTACACCGTGACCGAGAATTGCCACATGTGCCGTTTTACGGACTGTGTCACCGTCTGTCCAGTGGACTGCTTCCACGGCGACGACGAGATGCTCTACATCGACCCCGACGAGTGCATCGATTGCGGAGCCTGCGTCCCTGTCTGTCCGGTGCAGGCGATCTTCGCCAATGATGACGTGCCCGAGGACCAGAAGAAGTGGATCGAGATCAACGCCGAGAAGGCGCCCAAGCTTCCGGTCGTGAACCAGAAGGAGGATCCCCTTCCGACGGCCGAGGAGAAGAGGAAGAAGCTTGGCCTCTAG